One Peromyscus leucopus breed LL Stock chromosome 6, UCI_PerLeu_2.1, whole genome shotgun sequence genomic region harbors:
- the Tsc22d2 gene encoding TSC22 domain family protein 2 isoform X3, with amino-acid sequence MSKMPAKKKSCFQITSVTTAQVATSITEDTESLDDPDESRTEDVSSEIFDVSRATDYGPEEVCERSSSEETLNNVGDAETPGTVSPNLILDGQLAAASAAPANGGGGGGGGGVSARSVAGALAQTLAAAAAAATTSVPTPGPSSATPPQPPATCSSRFRVIKLDHGSGEPYRRGRWTCMEYYERDSDSSVLTRSGDCIRHSNTLEQTAERDSGLGATGGSVVVVVASMQGAHGLDSGTDSSLTAVSQLPPSEKMSQPTLAQPQSFSVGQPQPPPPVGGAVAPSSASLPPFPGAATGPQPMTAAAQPAQLQGAVAGGGALPGPIGQGLPPTNVNLAQPVALGTQPGPAVGTSLPQHPQQFAYPQPQLPPGHLLPVQPSGQSEYLQPHVALQPPSPAQPLATSAGATSASAASFPLGSGQSVSSLGAQMMGPSSQPSEAVAPGPVPGVQAAPCQPAGVAPAAIGGVVQPGSGLTGAGQPQTVQPPPQMGGSGQLSAVPGGPHTVVPGVPNVPAAVPAPSVPSVPTTSVTMPNVPASLGQSQQLSSHTPVSRSSSIIQQVGPPLAQGTHSAPTSLPQSDLSQFQTQTQPLVGPVDDTRRKSEPLPQPPLSLIAENKPVVKPPVADALANPLQLTPMNSLATSVFSIAIPVDGDEDRIFFRIQHRRRNVT; translated from the coding sequence ATGTCCAAGATGCCGGCCAAGAAGAAGAGCTGCTTCCAGATCACCAGTGTCACCACGGCTCAGGTGGCCACGAGCATCACCGAGGACACAGAGAGCTTGGACGACCCGGACGAGTCGCGCACGGAGGACGTGTCCTCCGAGATCTTCGACGTCTCCCGGGCCACGGATTACGGCCCCGAGGAGGTGTGCGAGCGCAGCTCCTCGGAAGAGACGCTCAACAATGTCGGGGATGCGGAAACCCCCGGGACCGTGTCCCCGAACCTCATCCTCGATGGGCAGCTGGCAGCCGCCTCGGCTGCGCCCGCCaacggaggcggcggcggcggcggcggcggcgtgtcGGCCCGGAGCGTGGCGGGGGCGCTCGCCCAGAccttggcggcggcggcggccgcggccaCCACGTCGGTGCCCACTCCGGGGCCGAGTAGTGCCACTCCACCTCAGCCCCCCGCCACTTGTAGTTCCCGTTTCCGCGTGATCAAGCTCGACCACGGGAGCGGAGAGCCGTATCGGCGCGGCCGATGGACGTGTATGGAATACTACGAGAGGGATTCGGATAGCAGCGTCCTCACTCGGTCCGGGGATTGCATTAGGCACAGCAATACTTTGGAGCAGACTGCGGAGCGGGACAGCGGCCTGGGCGCCACCGGAGggtctgtggtggtggtggtggcctccATGCAGGGGGCGCACGGGCTGGACTCGGGCACTGACAGCTCCTTGACTGCTGTGTCACAGCTACCCCCGTCGGAGAAAATGAGCCAGCCCACTCTCGCCCAGCCGCAGAGTTTCAGCGTTGGGCAGCCGCAGCCTCCGCCGCCCGTAGGTGGGGCTGTGGCTCCGAGTTCGGCGTCGCTGCCGCCGTTCCCGGGAGCCGCGACCGGGCCGCAGCCCATGACGGCAGCCGCTcagccagcccagctccagggagCCGTGGCCGGCGGCGGCGCCCTCCCGGGGCCTATTGGCCAGGGTCTGCCACCGACGAATGTCAACCTGGCGCAGCCTGTGGCCCTGGGGACTCAGCCGGGCCCGGCGGTCGGCACTTCGCTGCCGCAGCATCCCCAGCAGTTCGCGTATCCCCAGCCTCAGCTACCACCCGGGCATTTGTTGCCCGTTCAGCCCTCCGGCCAGAGTGAGTACCTGCAGCCGCACGTGGCCCTGCAGCCGCCAAGCCCTGCGCAGCCCTTGGCCACCAGCGCTGGCGCGACCTCTGCTTCTGCGGCCAGCTTTCCTTTGGGCTCTGGCCAGAGCGTCTCCTCCTTGGGTGCGCAGATGATGGGCCCCTCTTCCCAGCCCAGTGAAGCTGTGGCTCCGGGTCCGGTTCCTGGCGTCCAGGCCGCTCCTTGTCAGCCGGCGGGAGTGGCTCCAGCTGCTATAGGAGGCGTGGTGCAGCCAGGCTCGGGGCTTACCGGAGCTGGGCAGCCCCAGACCGTGCAGCCTCCTCCGCAGATGGGTGGCAGTGGTCAGCTGTCAGCCGTGCCTGGTGGTCCTCACACCGTGGTGCCCGGAGTTCCAAACGTGCCTGCAGCGGTACCCGCTCCAAGCGTGCCTAGTGTGCCCACCACTTCTGTTACTATGCCAAATGTACCCGCGTCTCTGGGCCAGTCTCAGCAGCTGAGCAGCCATACGCCagtcagcaggagcagcagcatcaTCCAACAAGTTGGGCCGCCCTTAGCGCAAGGCACACACAGTGCACCAACAAGTCTACCACAGTCTGACCTAAGCCAGTTTCAGACTCAGACCCAGCCTTTAGTCGGGCCAGTTGACGATACTAGAAGAAAATCAGAACCCCTACCTCAGCCACCGCTCTCTCTCATTGCTGAAAATAAGCCTGTTGTGAAGCCTCCAGTTGCAGATGCCCTGGCAAACCCCCTTCAGTTAACACCTATGAACAGTTTGGCCACCTCTGTATTCAGCATAGCTATTCCTGTTGATGGGGATGAAGACAG